Proteins encoded within one genomic window of Manis pentadactyla isolate mManPen7 chromosome 4, mManPen7.hap1, whole genome shotgun sequence:
- the LOC118916340 gene encoding MAP kinase-interacting serine/threonine-protein kinase 1 isoform X4 has translation MQSSREMGSSEPLPIEESDKRKKKKRKARATDSLPGKFEDMYKLTSELLGEGAYAKVQGAVSLQNGKEYAVKIIEKQAGHSRSRVFREVETLYQCQGNKNILELIEFFEDDTRFYLVFEKLQGGSILAHIQKRKHFNEREASRVVQDVAAALDFLHTKGIAHRDLKPENILCESPEKVSPVKICDFDLGSGVKLNNSCTPITTPELTTPCGSAEYMAPEVVEVFTDEATFYDKRCDLWSLGVVLYIMLSGYPPFVGHCGADCGWDRGEVCRVCQNKLFESIQEGKYEFPDKDWAHISNEAKDLISKLLVRDAKQRLSAAQVLQHPWVQGK, from the exons ATGCAGAGTAGTCGAG AGATGGGCAGCAGTGAACCCCTTCCCATCGAAGAAAGTgacaagaggaaaaagaagaaacggAAGGCCCGGGCCACTGACTCCTTACCAGGAAAGTTTGAAG ATATGTACAAGCTGACCTCTGAATTGCTTGGAGAGGGAGCCTATGCCAAAGTTCAAGGTGCTGTGAGCCTGCAGAATGGCAAAGAGTATGCTGTCAAA ATCATTGAAAAACAAGCAGGGCACAGTCGGAGTAGGGTATTTCGAGAAGTGGAGACGCTGTATCAGTGTCAAGGAAACAA GAACATTTTGGAGCTGATTGAGTTCTTTGAAGATGACACAAGGTTTTACTTGGTCTTTGAGAAATTACAAGGAG GCTCCATCTTGGCCCACATCCAGAAGCGGAAGCACTTTAATGAGCGAGAAGCCAGCCGAGTGGTGCAGGATGTTGCCGCTGCTCTTGACTTCCTGCACACCAAAG GCATTGCTCACCGCGATCTGAAGCCAGAAAATATATTGTGTGAATCTCCAGAAAAG GTGTCTCCAGTGAAAATCTGTGACTTTGACTTGGGCAGCGGGGTGAAACTGAACAACTCCTGTACCCCCATAACCACACCAGAGTTGACCACTCCA TGCGGCTCTGCAGAATACATGGCCCCAGAGGTGGTGGAGGTCTTCACAGATGAGGCCACTTTTTATGACAAGCGCTGTGACCTGTGGAGCTTGGGTGTGGTCCTCTACATCATGCTGAGTGGCTACCCGCCCTTTGTAGGTCACTGTGGGGCTGACTGTGGCTGGGACCGGGGAGAGGTCTGCAGGGTGTGCCAG AACAAGCTGTTTGAGAGCATCCAGGAAGGCAAGTATGAGTTTCCTGACAAAGACTGGGCGCACATTTCCAACGAAGCCAAAGACCTCATCTCCAAGCTTCTGGTTCGAGATGCAAAGCAGAGACTGAGTGCTGCCCAAGTTCTGCAACACCCATGGGTGCAGGGG